A window from Mycolicibacterium tokaiense encodes these proteins:
- a CDS encoding sugar ABC transporter permease: protein MTSVRPDVTLADADFAGDNRADQTLGAAARSYLQRVRGGDMGSLPAVLGLIVLFVIFGLANDRFLSALNLANLITQAGSICVLAMGLVFVLLLGDIDLSAGVAGGVSACAMALTIVNLNWPWWLAVALAIACGALIGLAIGLLRARLGIPSFVVTLAFFLGLQGVTLKLIGEGGSARVDDPVIRGMTITNLPVSAGWALALVVVLGFAALELIQYRRKSALRLAHPPIGVVGVRIAAVALVVFGVTYILSVNRAVNANVQISGIPYVLPLILVLLIVLTLVLNRTAYGRHIYAVGGNAEAARRAGISVTRIRVSVFVMCSSLAALSGIMAASYAGKVSASSGAGNTLLYAVGAAVIGGTSLFGGRGRALDAVIGGVVVATIANGLGLLNQSSYINFLVTGGVLLLAASVDAISRRRRSATGLS, encoded by the coding sequence ATGACCAGCGTCCGCCCGGATGTCACGTTGGCAGACGCCGACTTCGCCGGCGACAACCGCGCCGACCAGACGTTGGGCGCCGCAGCGCGCAGCTACCTGCAGCGCGTCCGCGGCGGTGACATGGGCTCCCTGCCCGCCGTCCTCGGTCTGATCGTCCTGTTCGTGATCTTCGGACTGGCCAATGACCGGTTCCTCTCCGCGCTCAACCTGGCCAACCTGATCACCCAGGCCGGCTCGATCTGTGTGCTGGCAATGGGTCTGGTGTTCGTGCTGCTGCTCGGCGACATCGACCTGTCGGCCGGGGTGGCCGGCGGTGTCTCGGCCTGTGCCATGGCGCTGACCATCGTCAACCTCAACTGGCCCTGGTGGCTGGCGGTGGCGCTGGCGATCGCGTGCGGGGCGTTGATCGGGCTGGCGATCGGTCTGCTGCGCGCCCGACTCGGCATCCCGTCCTTCGTCGTGACGCTGGCGTTCTTCCTGGGCCTGCAGGGCGTGACGCTCAAGCTCATCGGCGAGGGCGGCTCGGCACGGGTGGACGACCCGGTGATCCGCGGAATGACCATCACCAACCTGCCGGTGAGCGCCGGCTGGGCACTGGCCCTGGTGGTGGTTCTCGGCTTCGCCGCACTGGAGCTGATCCAGTACCGCCGCAAGAGCGCGCTGCGGTTGGCACATCCCCCGATCGGTGTGGTGGGCGTACGCATCGCGGCCGTCGCGCTGGTGGTTTTCGGGGTCACCTACATCCTCAGCGTCAACCGCGCCGTGAACGCCAACGTCCAGATCAGCGGTATCCCCTACGTTCTGCCGCTGATCCTGGTCCTGCTCATCGTGTTGACGCTGGTACTGAACCGCACCGCGTACGGCCGCCACATCTACGCCGTCGGCGGCAACGCCGAGGCCGCGCGGCGCGCAGGTATCTCGGTGACGCGGATCCGGGTGTCGGTGTTCGTGATGTGCTCGTCGCTGGCGGCACTCTCCGGCATCATGGCGGCGTCCTACGCGGGCAAGGTGTCGGCGTCCTCCGGTGCCGGCAACACCCTGCTGTACGCGGTGGGTGCGGCCGTGATCGGCGGCACCAGCCTCTTCGGCGGCCGGGGCCGGGCGCTGGACGCGGTGATCGGCGGCGTGGTGGTGGCCACCATCGCCAACGGCCTGGGCCTGCTCAACCAGTCGTCGTACATCAACTTCCTGGTCACCGGCGGGGTGCTGCTGCTGGCCGCGAGCGTGGACGCGATCTCTCGGCGACGCCGGTCGGCCACCGGGCTGAGCTGA
- a CDS encoding cupin domain-containing protein, which yields MTHADLTPILAGAAGADLEDWGPLAEATGHPMATSGVEVWVDGDSSAGIWECEPGPSRWALETNEVIFLVAGSMTVTPDGGPPSTVRTGDVAVFPRGWSGTWEIHETVRKVYSIF from the coding sequence GTGACGCACGCCGATCTGACACCCATCCTGGCAGGTGCAGCCGGAGCGGATCTGGAGGACTGGGGCCCACTGGCCGAAGCCACCGGTCACCCGATGGCGACCTCCGGTGTCGAGGTGTGGGTCGACGGCGACTCCTCGGCCGGGATCTGGGAATGCGAACCCGGGCCGTCGCGATGGGCGCTGGAGACCAACGAGGTAATCTTCCTGGTGGCCGGCTCCATGACCGTCACGCCCGACGGTGGACCGCCGAGCACCGTGCGCACCGGCGACGTCGCGGTGTTCCCCAGAGGGTGGAGTGGCACCTGGGAGATCCACGAGACCGTCCGCAAGGTGTACTCGATCTTCTGA
- a CDS encoding NAD(P)/FAD-dependent oxidoreductase — protein MTSADVVVVGGGTVGAWAAVLLAARGVKSVTLVEASRLGDGASSRAAGMVRAQGGTETAIRLGMRSQEFYRASGDHFPVDCGFVAQGYLMPCFSDTEVEQAHARIAVQRSLGLDVEWLSGDDLDARGTGLAPGVTLGASYAPGDGYIDAPRNVLAYTAALATHGVDVREGCAFTGLRTDGARVVGVDTSDGPIHTEHVVLTGGPQLAEVGAAAGGRVYAGGTRHQVVVTAPLPAGNVHELPMVFDVVSGIYWRPGEFGGLLWGMSNPDEAPGPATEFDWTYYEKARSRMEELYPAVRGLGLRRTWAATIDFTPDHLPILGPLLSDDGPVAGTVVASAAGHGMMWGPAVAEAAADLTTTGGCSWLDLTDLGLDRFDADGRSRLEPEPISLPFPETVVRERNPS, from the coding sequence ATGACCAGTGCTGACGTGGTGGTGGTCGGCGGTGGAACCGTCGGCGCGTGGGCGGCGGTGCTGCTGGCCGCGCGCGGAGTGAAAAGCGTGACCCTGGTGGAGGCTTCGCGGCTGGGTGACGGTGCCAGCAGCCGGGCCGCGGGCATGGTGCGCGCCCAGGGCGGCACCGAGACCGCCATCCGGCTGGGGATGCGAAGTCAGGAGTTCTACCGCGCCAGCGGTGACCACTTTCCCGTGGACTGCGGTTTTGTCGCCCAGGGATACCTGATGCCGTGCTTCAGCGACACCGAGGTGGAACAGGCGCACGCCCGGATCGCGGTGCAGCGGTCACTCGGGCTCGATGTCGAGTGGCTCTCGGGCGACGATCTCGACGCCCGCGGTACCGGGCTCGCGCCGGGGGTAACCCTGGGCGCCTCCTACGCGCCCGGCGACGGGTACATCGACGCCCCGCGCAATGTGCTCGCCTACACCGCTGCGCTGGCCACCCACGGTGTTGATGTCCGGGAAGGTTGCGCCTTCACCGGGCTGCGCACCGACGGGGCCCGAGTGGTCGGCGTCGACACCTCCGACGGTCCCATCCACACCGAACACGTGGTGCTCACCGGCGGGCCGCAGCTGGCCGAGGTGGGGGCAGCGGCCGGGGGTCGGGTCTACGCGGGAGGCACTCGGCATCAGGTGGTGGTCACCGCGCCGCTACCGGCCGGCAACGTGCACGAGCTGCCGATGGTGTTCGATGTGGTATCCGGAATCTATTGGAGACCAGGGGAATTCGGTGGTCTGCTGTGGGGGATGAGCAACCCGGACGAAGCGCCGGGCCCGGCGACCGAGTTCGACTGGACCTATTACGAGAAGGCCCGCAGCCGGATGGAGGAACTGTACCCGGCGGTGCGCGGCCTCGGCCTGCGGCGTACCTGGGCGGCCACCATCGATTTCACCCCTGACCACCTACCGATCCTGGGGCCGCTGCTCAGCGACGACGGACCTGTGGCGGGCACCGTGGTGGCCAGCGCGGCCGGGCACGGCATGATGTGGGGCCCCGCGGTGGCCGAGGCGGCCGCGGACCTGACCACCACCGGTGGGTGCAGCTGGCTGGACCTGACCGATCTCGGCCTGGACCGCTTCGACGCCGACGGGCGCAGTCGGCTCGAGCCCGAACCCATCTCGCTGCCGTTCCCGGAAACTGTTGTTCGAGAGAGGAACCCGTCGTGA
- a CDS encoding acyl-CoA dehydrogenase family protein yields the protein MYGLNADDLRIRNTAATFAESLMSYEVDAELAGGQLPAEIAAAHHHRALELGLYATNIPAAAGGVGCTALQQVLVQEQVGRVTNGLAWVMHTPPQWWVDVATDFQRERWLAPAVRGEKHEAYAITEEFAGSDVSDLRTSVRKDGDEYVVNGVKWHVTSFNLADYLFVQGVLDNGDFAGEHVLLVVDLPWPGVEVVRTPHYSHHIADEHPIVSFTDVRVPASHLVGAEGAGMTFTQDWFRFERLMVAARCVGAGQRLVDEMTAFAKSRVVAGKPLGEHQLVAGMLADSATELFAARTMLYEVARAIDAGGERKTLHGLASMAKLYCSEMAGRVADRAVQVFGGRGYMRENVAERMFRELRVERIWEGASEIQRLIVARQLLKGTI from the coding sequence ATGTACGGACTGAACGCCGATGACCTGCGCATCCGCAACACCGCAGCGACGTTCGCCGAGTCGCTGATGTCCTATGAGGTGGACGCCGAACTGGCTGGGGGCCAGTTGCCCGCCGAGATCGCGGCCGCCCACCACCACCGTGCTCTCGAACTCGGGCTGTACGCCACCAACATCCCCGCCGCAGCCGGTGGTGTGGGATGCACTGCGCTACAACAGGTCCTGGTGCAGGAACAGGTGGGCCGGGTGACCAACGGGCTGGCCTGGGTGATGCATACCCCGCCGCAGTGGTGGGTGGACGTCGCCACCGACTTCCAGCGGGAGAGGTGGCTGGCACCCGCGGTGCGCGGCGAGAAGCACGAGGCGTACGCCATCACCGAGGAGTTCGCCGGCTCCGATGTGTCCGACCTGCGCACCTCGGTGCGCAAGGACGGTGACGAGTACGTGGTCAACGGCGTGAAATGGCATGTCACATCCTTCAATCTGGCCGACTATCTGTTCGTCCAGGGAGTGTTGGACAACGGTGACTTCGCCGGCGAACACGTCCTGCTGGTGGTGGATCTGCCGTGGCCGGGGGTCGAGGTGGTCCGCACCCCGCACTACAGCCACCACATCGCCGACGAGCATCCCATCGTCTCGTTCACCGACGTCCGGGTGCCCGCCTCACACCTGGTGGGCGCCGAGGGTGCCGGCATGACGTTCACCCAGGACTGGTTCCGCTTCGAGCGGCTGATGGTGGCCGCACGCTGTGTGGGGGCGGGCCAGCGCCTGGTCGACGAGATGACGGCGTTCGCGAAAAGCCGTGTGGTGGCGGGTAAACCGTTGGGTGAGCACCAACTGGTGGCCGGCATGCTCGCCGACAGTGCCACCGAACTGTTCGCCGCCCGCACCATGCTCTACGAGGTGGCCCGAGCCATCGACGCCGGCGGCGAGCGCAAGACCCTGCACGGGCTGGCGTCAATGGCCAAACTGTACTGCTCGGAGATGGCGGGGCGGGTGGCCGACCGCGCGGTACAGGTGTTCGGCGGCCGCGGCTACATGCGGGAAAACGTGGCCGAGCGAATGTTTCGCGAACTGCGGGTGGAGCGCATCTGGGAGGGCGCCAGCGAGATCCAGCGGCTGATCGTCGCCCGCCAACTGCTCAAGGGCACCATCTGA
- a CDS encoding YhgE/Pip domain-containing protein, with amino-acid sequence MSLGTDVKRYSRGALPRIALITIILMPLLYGAMYLWAFWNPFAEVNKVPVALVNSDRGASAQGQELRAGDQVAAALEASGQLDLHPVSAQEAAAGVAAGDYYFAITLPEDFSDSIASPSGGDPHQATIQFTFNDANNYLGSIIGQNASREVLNQVNASIAERTVGTVLTGLTDAGAGLVAAADGAGQLAAGLHTANDGARQLSTGAHALSAGLDTARSGSAQLAAGTQQLATSVDKAVDPLLDVLDRVGDLQLDPEAVGRAAAHLSGAVRSTTDRIAALNIDQAQAAAIVNQAVGLLRTNPDPAVRDLGNFLAGAQHLLDAQGIDPTTDAGLIRLRDSAASLENELGDPNSRLRTFLASALNGGLRADVAKLRDGVDQLNTGAHQLSDGLVTLSDGSDRLASGADQLADGTAKLQAGGDELATKLKQGSTQVPSWTPQQRTDVAKTLAAPVALDLVTDNPAPTFGTGFAPFFLPLALFIGALIIWMLLTPLQSRPIIAGVGAFRVVLASYWPALLIAACQVVVMYAVVHFGVGLHAEYPLATVGFLLLIAATFLAIIQAFNAVFGVAVGRVITLAFLMLQLVSAGGIYPVETTATPFQWIHPFDPMTYAVNGLRQLTVGGIDSRLWVALAVLSGLLAAALAASSWAARRNRQYTMERLHPPIEV; translated from the coding sequence ATGTCACTGGGAACCGACGTCAAGCGTTACTCTCGCGGCGCACTGCCGCGGATCGCGCTGATCACCATCATTCTCATGCCGCTGCTGTACGGCGCGATGTACCTGTGGGCGTTCTGGAATCCGTTCGCCGAGGTGAACAAAGTGCCCGTCGCGCTGGTGAACTCCGACCGCGGGGCGTCCGCGCAGGGGCAGGAACTGAGAGCCGGCGACCAGGTGGCCGCCGCGCTGGAAGCGTCCGGGCAGTTGGACCTGCACCCGGTGTCCGCCCAGGAGGCCGCCGCCGGGGTGGCCGCCGGCGACTACTACTTCGCGATCACCCTGCCGGAAGACTTTTCCGATAGCATCGCTTCGCCCTCGGGTGGCGATCCGCACCAGGCCACCATCCAGTTCACCTTCAACGACGCGAACAACTACCTGGGTTCGATCATCGGGCAGAACGCCTCACGGGAGGTGCTCAACCAGGTCAACGCCTCCATCGCCGAGCGCACCGTGGGCACAGTGCTGACCGGGCTCACCGACGCCGGCGCCGGGCTGGTCGCCGCCGCCGACGGCGCCGGCCAACTGGCGGCGGGCTTACACACCGCCAACGACGGCGCCCGCCAGTTGTCCACCGGCGCGCACGCGTTGTCGGCGGGTCTGGATACCGCGCGTTCGGGATCGGCGCAACTGGCCGCCGGCACCCAGCAGCTGGCCACGTCGGTGGACAAGGCCGTCGACCCGCTGCTCGACGTGCTGGACCGGGTGGGCGACCTGCAGCTAGATCCGGAGGCGGTCGGTCGGGCCGCGGCCCACCTCAGCGGCGCGGTGCGCTCCACCACTGACCGCATCGCGGCCCTGAACATCGACCAGGCACAAGCGGCCGCCATCGTGAACCAGGCGGTGGGGCTGCTGCGCACCAACCCGGACCCGGCGGTGCGTGATCTGGGCAATTTCCTGGCCGGTGCGCAGCATCTGCTCGACGCCCAGGGGATCGACCCGACCACCGACGCCGGGCTGATCCGCTTGCGCGACAGCGCCGCATCCCTGGAGAACGAGCTGGGCGACCCGAACAGCCGGCTGCGTACCTTTCTGGCCTCTGCCCTCAATGGCGGGCTACGGGCCGACGTGGCCAAACTCCGCGACGGCGTCGACCAACTCAACACCGGCGCCCATCAGCTGTCCGACGGACTCGTCACGCTCAGCGACGGCAGCGACCGGCTGGCCTCGGGTGCCGATCAACTGGCCGACGGTACGGCGAAGTTGCAGGCCGGCGGCGACGAGCTGGCCACCAAGCTCAAGCAAGGCTCCACGCAGGTCCCGTCCTGGACCCCGCAGCAGCGCACCGATGTCGCCAAGACGTTGGCCGCCCCCGTTGCCCTGGACCTGGTGACGGACAACCCCGCACCCACCTTCGGCACCGGGTTCGCGCCGTTCTTCCTGCCGCTGGCGCTGTTCATCGGCGCGCTGATCATCTGGATGTTGTTGACGCCGTTGCAGTCCCGGCCCATCATCGCGGGCGTGGGCGCGTTCCGGGTGGTGCTCGCGTCCTACTGGCCCGCGCTGTTGATCGCGGCGTGTCAGGTGGTGGTGATGTACGCCGTCGTCCACTTCGGTGTCGGGCTGCACGCCGAGTACCCCCTGGCCACCGTGGGGTTCCTGCTGCTGATCGCGGCCACCTTCCTGGCCATCATCCAGGCGTTCAACGCGGTGTTCGGGGTGGCGGTGGGCCGGGTGATCACGTTGGCGTTCCTGATGCTGCAGTTGGTGTCCGCCGGTGGGATCTATCCGGTGGAGACCACAGCCACGCCCTTCCAGTGGATCCACCCCTTCGACCCGATGACCTACGCGGTCAACGGGTTACGGCAGCTGACCGTCGGCGGCATCGACTCCCGGCTGTGGGTGGCGTTGGCCGTGTTGAGCGGGTTGCTGGCCGCGGCATTGGCAGCCAGTTCCTGGGCGGCGCGGCGCAACCGGCAGTACACCATGGAGCGGCTGCACCCACCCATCGAGGTCTAG
- a CDS encoding PucR family transcriptional regulator, with protein MTLTIADILDLPVLRAGDPEVIGGGALDRPVRWVHVSDIADLSNLLEGGELVLTTGAALFEPDYLPRLAAAGAVAVVVELGRHVTEIPPAMATAELPLPVIALHREVRFVEVTEEVHRRIVAEQYAEVDYARRVHEAFTALSMRRATVEDIVAACADMLDTAVVLEDLNRQVLAFDARGTRTADLLRDWDRRSRLAGAEWLSRGVGPYRQEWGRLIAPLAEATSRAAMTVERAAQALALHHMAEQGRTSLELRAQSGLVDDLRAHRVADEAEATSRAYALGLRPALTYVPMTLRPLEIRNNDQVLTQRRRAAVLDAMVSTVRAEGHTVLTASREDGQIDVLLAPRRGVPLSRICDHLRRAVERVDGISGCVIGVGPESARLIDAADGLAESVYVAEVAAGLPDPRRSFYRAADVRLRGLVALIRSDPRVQAFAETELRGVLEYRAKHDDSAFELLRVFLECGGNKTEVAGRLRLSRPTLYARLAALQRLLGVDLDDAESRTSLHVALLILDRHDTPPDGSAVLR; from the coding sequence GTGACGTTGACCATCGCCGACATCCTGGATCTGCCGGTGTTGCGCGCGGGCGACCCGGAGGTGATCGGCGGCGGCGCCCTGGACCGTCCGGTGCGCTGGGTGCACGTCAGCGACATCGCCGACCTGTCCAATCTGCTGGAAGGCGGCGAACTGGTGCTCACCACCGGCGCGGCGCTGTTCGAGCCGGATTACCTGCCCCGGCTGGCCGCCGCGGGCGCAGTGGCGGTGGTGGTGGAGCTCGGCCGCCACGTCACCGAGATCCCGCCCGCGATGGCGACCGCCGAGTTGCCCCTCCCGGTGATCGCGCTGCACCGGGAGGTGCGCTTCGTCGAGGTCACCGAGGAGGTGCACCGCCGCATCGTCGCCGAGCAGTACGCGGAGGTCGACTACGCCCGTCGGGTGCACGAGGCGTTCACCGCGTTGAGCATGCGCCGCGCCACCGTGGAGGACATCGTGGCGGCGTGTGCCGACATGCTCGACACCGCGGTGGTGCTCGAGGATCTCAATCGCCAGGTGCTGGCCTTCGATGCGCGGGGCACCCGCACCGCCGACCTGCTGCGGGACTGGGACCGCCGCTCCCGGCTGGCGGGCGCGGAATGGCTGAGCCGCGGCGTCGGGCCCTACCGCCAGGAATGGGGCCGGCTGATCGCCCCGCTGGCCGAGGCCACCTCGCGCGCCGCGATGACCGTCGAGCGCGCCGCACAGGCGCTGGCCCTGCACCACATGGCCGAACAGGGCCGCACATCGCTGGAACTGCGGGCCCAGAGCGGACTGGTCGACGACCTGCGTGCACACCGCGTGGCCGACGAAGCCGAAGCCACCTCACGCGCGTATGCCCTGGGGCTGCGCCCCGCGTTGACCTATGTGCCCATGACATTGCGGCCCTTGGAGATTCGCAACAACGATCAGGTGCTGACCCAGCGCCGCCGGGCCGCGGTGCTGGACGCCATGGTGTCCACTGTGCGCGCCGAGGGGCACACCGTCCTGACCGCCAGCCGGGAAGACGGCCAGATCGACGTGCTGCTGGCGCCCCGCCGCGGCGTGCCGCTGAGCCGCATCTGCGATCATCTGCGCCGCGCTGTCGAGCGGGTCGACGGGATCTCCGGCTGCGTCATCGGGGTCGGCCCCGAATCGGCGCGCCTGATCGACGCCGCCGACGGTCTGGCCGAATCGGTGTACGTCGCCGAGGTGGCGGCCGGCCTGCCCGATCCGCGGCGCTCCTTCTACCGGGCCGCCGATGTCCGGCTACGCGGGTTGGTGGCGCTGATCCGCAGCGACCCGCGGGTGCAGGCGTTCGCCGAGACCGAGTTACGCGGCGTGCTCGAATACCGCGCCAAACACGACGACTCGGCGTTCGAGCTGCTGCGGGTCTTCCTCGAGTGCGGTGGTAACAAGACCGAGGTGGCGGGCAGGCTGCGGCTCTCGCGCCCGACGTTGTACGCCCGGCTGGCCGCTCTGCAGCGCCTGCTCGGTGTCGACCTCGACGACGCGGAGTCCCGGACCTCGCTGCATGTCGCACTGCTCATCCTGGACCGACACGACACCCCGCCGGACGGATCGGCGGTGCTTCGCTGA
- a CDS encoding CoA-acylating methylmalonate-semialdehyde dehydrogenase has protein sequence MTATISKVTTIGHWAGGKSFPGSSQRTAPVTNPATGVVTGEVALADVDDARAVIDAAAAAFPAWRDTSLAKRSQILFAFRELLNARKDEIAAIITSEHGKVLSDAAGEVSRGQEVVEFACGIPHLLKGGMTENASTNVDVASIRQPLGVVGIISPFNFPAMVPMWFFPIAIAAGNTVVLKPSEKDPSAALWIAALWKEAGLPDGVFNVLQGDKVAVDELLTNKTVKSISFVGSTPIAEYVYATGTAHGKRVQALGGAKNHAVILPDADLDLAADAMINAGFGSAGERCMAISAAVAVGPVADELVAKIKERAATLKTGDGTRNSDMGPLVTKAHRDKVASYIDAGEADGATVVVDGRNPQVDGEADGFWLGPTLLDNVTPEMSVYTDEIFGPVLSVVRVDTYDDALELINNNPYGNGTAIFTNDGGAARRFQNEVEVGMIGINVPIPVPTAYYSFGGWKASLFGDTHAHGTEGVHFFTRGKVVTTRWLDPSHGGINLGFPQNA, from the coding sequence ATGACTGCGACGATCAGCAAGGTGACCACCATCGGTCACTGGGCCGGCGGCAAGAGCTTCCCCGGAAGCAGCCAGCGCACCGCTCCGGTGACCAACCCGGCGACCGGTGTCGTCACCGGTGAGGTGGCCTTGGCCGACGTCGACGACGCCCGCGCCGTGATCGACGCCGCCGCCGCCGCATTCCCGGCCTGGCGCGACACGTCGCTGGCCAAGCGCAGCCAGATCCTGTTCGCCTTCCGCGAGCTGCTCAACGCCCGCAAGGACGAGATCGCCGCCATCATCACCAGCGAGCACGGCAAGGTGCTCTCCGACGCCGCGGGCGAGGTCAGCCGCGGCCAGGAAGTCGTCGAGTTCGCGTGCGGGATCCCGCATCTGCTCAAGGGCGGCATGACCGAGAACGCCTCCACCAACGTCGACGTGGCCTCCATCCGCCAGCCGCTGGGCGTGGTGGGCATCATCTCCCCGTTCAACTTCCCGGCCATGGTGCCCATGTGGTTCTTCCCCATCGCCATCGCCGCGGGCAACACCGTCGTGCTCAAGCCGTCGGAGAAGGATCCCAGCGCCGCACTCTGGATCGCCGCACTGTGGAAGGAGGCCGGCCTGCCCGACGGCGTGTTCAACGTGCTGCAGGGTGACAAGGTGGCCGTCGACGAGCTGCTGACCAACAAGACGGTCAAGTCGATCAGCTTCGTGGGTTCCACTCCGATCGCCGAGTACGTCTACGCCACCGGCACCGCCCACGGCAAGCGCGTCCAGGCCCTCGGCGGCGCCAAGAACCACGCCGTGATCCTGCCCGACGCCGATCTGGACCTGGCCGCCGACGCGATGATCAACGCGGGCTTCGGCTCCGCAGGTGAGCGGTGCATGGCCATCTCCGCGGCGGTGGCCGTCGGTCCCGTGGCCGACGAGTTGGTCGCCAAGATCAAGGAGCGCGCCGCCACCCTCAAGACCGGTGACGGCACCCGCAACTCCGACATGGGTCCGCTGGTGACCAAGGCCCACCGCGACAAGGTGGCCTCCTACATCGACGCCGGCGAGGCCGACGGCGCCACCGTGGTGGTCGACGGGCGCAACCCCCAGGTCGACGGCGAGGCCGACGGCTTCTGGCTGGGCCCGACCCTGCTGGACAACGTCACCCCCGAGATGAGCGTCTACACCGACGAGATCTTCGGCCCGGTGCTGTCGGTGGTCCGCGTGGACACCTACGACGACGCGCTTGAGCTGATCAACAACAACCCCTACGGCAACGGCACCGCCATCTTCACCAATGACGGTGGCGCAGCCCGACGTTTCCAGAACGAGGTCGAGGTCGGAATGATCGGCATCAACGTGCCGATCCCCGTGCCCACCGCGTACTACAGCTTCGGCGGCTGGAAGGCCTCGCTGTTCGGCGACACCCACGCCCACGGCACCGAAGGGGTGCACTTCTTCACCCGCGGCAAGGTGGTCACCACCCGCTGGCTCGACCCGAGCCACGGCGGCATCAACCTCGGCTTCCCGCAGAACGCCTAG
- a CDS encoding aspartate aminotransferase family protein, whose product MTSVDAHVLPSGQDLDTAIAEGARAYELDRQHVFHSWSAQAQIKPMTIIASDGQYVWDGEGTKLLDFSGQLVFTNIGHQHPKVVAAIAEQAAKLCTVAPQHVNAARSEAARLIAERTPGDLNRVFFTNGGADAVEHAVRMARLHTGRYKVLSRYRSYHGGTDTAINLTGDPRRYPNDYASAGVVHFNGPFLYRSSFYAETEEQESQRALEYLERLIQHEGPSSFAAIILESVPGTAGIMVPPPGYMAGVRELCDKYGMVMIADEVMAGFGRTGEWFAIQNFDVTPDLITFAKGVTSGYVPLGGVAISDKIYNTFTERAYPGGLTYSGHPLACAAAVATINAMEDEGMVANAKRIGTDVLGPGLRELAAKHRSVGEVRGLGVFWAIELVADQATREPLAPYGGASPAMNATIAACKANGLLPFANFNRIHAVPACNITDAEVAEGLQALDAALTVADEHIA is encoded by the coding sequence ATGACTTCTGTTGATGCTCACGTCCTGCCCTCCGGGCAGGATCTCGACACCGCGATCGCCGAAGGCGCCCGCGCCTACGAACTGGACCGCCAGCACGTCTTCCACTCCTGGTCGGCGCAGGCGCAGATCAAGCCGATGACGATCATCGCCTCCGACGGCCAGTACGTCTGGGACGGCGAGGGCACCAAGCTGCTCGACTTCTCCGGGCAGCTGGTGTTCACCAACATCGGCCACCAGCACCCCAAGGTGGTCGCGGCCATCGCCGAGCAGGCTGCCAAGCTGTGCACCGTCGCACCGCAGCACGTCAACGCGGCGCGCTCGGAGGCGGCCCGGCTGATTGCCGAGCGCACGCCGGGTGACCTGAACCGGGTGTTCTTCACCAATGGCGGTGCCGACGCCGTGGAACACGCGGTCCGGATGGCGCGCCTGCACACCGGGCGGTACAAGGTGCTCTCGCGGTACCGCTCGTACCACGGCGGCACCGACACCGCGATCAACCTGACCGGTGACCCGCGGCGCTACCCGAACGATTACGCCAGCGCCGGCGTGGTGCACTTCAACGGCCCGTTCCTGTACCGCTCGTCGTTCTACGCCGAGACCGAGGAGCAGGAGTCGCAGCGCGCACTGGAGTACCTGGAGCGGCTGATCCAGCACGAGGGTCCGTCGTCGTTCGCGGCGATCATCCTGGAGTCGGTGCCGGGCACCGCAGGCATCATGGTGCCCCCGCCCGGGTACATGGCCGGTGTGCGTGAGCTGTGCGACAAGTACGGCATGGTGATGATCGCCGACGAGGTGATGGCCGGCTTCGGCCGCACCGGTGAGTGGTTCGCCATCCAGAACTTCGATGTCACTCCGGATCTCATCACCTTCGCCAAGGGTGTGACGTCGGGTTACGTGCCGCTGGGTGGTGTCGCGATCAGCGACAAGATCTACAACACCTTCACCGAGCGGGCCTATCCGGGTGGGCTCACCTACTCCGGACATCCCCTGGCCTGTGCGGCAGCCGTGGCCACCATCAACGCGATGGAGGACGAGGGCATGGTGGCCAATGCCAAGCGCATCGGCACCGATGTGCTCGGACCTGGCCTGCGTGAGCTGGCCGCCAAGCACCGCTCCGTCGGCGAGGTCCGCGGCCTCGGGGTGTTCTGGGCGATCGAGCTGGTGGCCGACCAGGCCACCCGCGAACCGCTGGCACCGTACGGCGGCGCCAGCCCCGCCATGAACGCGACGATCGCCGCATGCAAGGCCAACGGACTGTTGCCGTTCGCCAACTTCAACCGCATCCATGCGGTGCCGGCCTGCAACATCACCGACGCCGAGGTGGCCGAGGGTCTTCAGGCGCTCGATGCGGCGCTGACGGTGGCCGACGAGCACATCGCCTGA